A single window of Motacilla alba alba isolate MOTALB_02 chromosome 12, Motacilla_alba_V1.0_pri, whole genome shotgun sequence DNA harbors:
- the LOC119706140 gene encoding collagen alpha-1(III) chain-like, whose amino-acid sequence MRAAAPQRCAVRPGDGAKFAVADAPPVPPGAVPAGCGVSVAPHRAGTAPGLRPPRTSGAAGVRLQRRSPPPPPPPPSRVLRRSPGRFAVNRGFRGGSAVPGAGGGRGAGGAAALPASPICMRMGADPGRCPASSIHPEECEETRSLQCDNGPSESGIKAQCERGRGSAALLPRPRLCARGAAGPAWAERRAARDAPPAPSAAHLPFAGALSGLCCPKGAGRSAGQRRLFTPAPGVPAPALADKGTGPAAAPLSPLSKGPLSAGPAPVPCERRDGSEAHCAGGSALPGPHNRCSPAIFALPQVILSPGAGSGRISHHFRRWRGR is encoded by the coding sequence CGCGGGCTGCGGGGTTTCGGTGGCTCCGCACCGCGCCGGGAccgccccggggctgcggccgcctCGCACCTCCGGGGCTGCGGGGGTTCGGCTGCAGCGtcgctctcctcctcctcctcctcctcctccctctcgGGTGCTCCGCCGCTCCCCGGGCCGGTTTGCGGTAAATCGGGGGTTCCGGGGGGGATCGGCGGTGCCGGGAGCCGGCGGtgggcgcggggccggcggtgcggcagcgctgcccgcgTCCCCCATTTGCATGCGAATGGGAGCGGATCCCGGCAGATGTCCTGCCTCATCCATTCACCCGGAGGAATGCGAGGAGACAAGGAGCCTTCAGTGTGACAATGGCCCTTCAGAAAGCGGCATAAAGGCGCAGTGTgagcggggccgcggctccGCCGCCCTCCTCCCGCGGCCGCGGCTTTGTGCGCGGGGCGCTGCGGGACCGGCCTGGGCAGAGCGCAGGGCGGCCAGGGATGCTCCGCCGGCTCCCTCTGCAGCGCACCTGCCCTTCGCGGGGGCTCTTTCGGGACTCTGCTGCCCGAAAGGTGCGGGGAGAAgcgcggggcagcggcggctcTTCACCCCGGCACCGGGGGTCCCTGCCCCGGCTCTGGCGGACAAAGGGaccggccccgctgccgccccTTTGTCGCCCCTGTCAAAGGGCCCTTTGAGCGCGGGGCCGGCCCCCGTTCCCTGCGAGAGGAGGGACGGGAGCGAGGCGCATTGTGCCGGCGGCTCAGCCCTGCCGGGGCCGCACAACAGATGTTCGCCTGCGATTTTCGCTCTCCCCCAAGTTATTCTCTCCCCCGGTGCTGGCTCGGGGCGCATCTCCCACCATTTCAGGCGATGGAGGGGAAGGTAG
- the LRRN1 gene encoding leucine-rich repeat neuronal protein 1 yields MAKVRVVLTVCQLVLELLMNSLTESSIQSSECPQLCVCEIRPWFTPQSTYREATTVDCNDLRLTKIPSNLSSDTQVLLLQSNNIAKTTDELQQLFNLTELDFSQNNFTSIRDVGLSNLTQLTTLHLEENQITEMTDYCLQDLCNLQELYINHNQISSISANAFSGLKNLLRLHLNSNKLKVIDSRWFDSTPNLEILMIGENPVIGILDMNFKPLSNLRSLVLAGMYLTDIPGNALVGLDSLESLSFYDNKLVKVPQLALEKVPNLKFLDLNKNPIHKIQEGDFKNMLRLKELGINNMGELVSVDRYALDNLPELTKLEATNNPKLSYIHRLAFRNVPALESLMLNNNALNAVYQKTVESLPNLREISIHSNPLRCDCVIHWINSNKTNIRFMEPLSMFCAMPPEYRGQQVKEVLIQDSNEQCLPMISHETFPNHLNLDIGMTVFLDCRAMAEPEPEIYWVTPLGNKVTVESLSDKYKLSSEGTLEISNIQVEDSGRYTCVAQNIEGADTRVATIRVNGTLLDGTQVLKIYVKQAESHSILVSWKVNSNVMTSNLKWSSATMKIDNPHITYTARVPVDVHEYNLTHLQPSTDYEVCLTVSNIHQQTQRSCVNVTTKNAAFALDISDQETSTALAAVMGSMFAVISLASVSVYIAKRFKRKNYHHSLKKYMQKTSSIPLNELYPPLINLWEGDSEKDKDGSAETKPTQVDTSRSYYMW; encoded by the coding sequence ATGGCAAAGGTTAGAGTTGTTTTAACTGTGTGCCAGTTGGTGCTAGAATTGTTAATGAATTCATTAACTGAGTCTTCCATACAGAGCAGCGAATGTCCAcagctgtgtgtctgtgaaaTCAGGCCCTGGTTTACACCACAGTCAACCTACAGGGAAGCCACCACAGTTGACTGCAACGACCTCCGGTTaacaaaaatccccagcaaCCTCTCCAGTGACACTCAAGTCCTTCTGTTACAAAGCAACAACATTGCAAAGACCACAGACGAACTCCAACAGCTCTTTAATTTAACGGAATTGGACTTTTCACAAAATAACTTCACGAGTATCAGAGATGTGGGGCTCTCCAACCTCACTCAGCTCACGACTTTGCACCTGGAGGAGAACCAGATCACGGAGATGACTGACTACTGCCTGCAAGACCTCTGCAATCTGCAGGAGCTCTACATAAATCACAACCAGatcagcagcatttctgcaaacGCGTTCTCTGGCCTGAAAAACCTTCTGAGATTACACCTCAACTCCAACAAATTAAAGGTTATTGACAGCCGTTGGTTTGATTCTACTCCCAACTTAGAGATTCTCATGATTGGAGAAAACCCAGTGATTGGAATACTTGATATGAATTTCAAACCACTCTCAAACTTAAGGAGTCTGGTTTTGGCAGGTATGTACCTCACAGACATTCCCGGAAACGCGTTGGTAGGCTTGGATAGTCTTGAAAGTCTTTCTTTTTATGACAACAAATTGGTAAAAGTTCCTCAGCTTGCACTTGAGAAAGTTCCCAATTTAAAATTCCTGGATCTCAACAAAAATCCAATTCATAAAATTCAAGAAGgggattttaaaaacatgctcAGATTGAAAGAGCTTGGGATCAACAACATGGGAGAACTCGTGTCCGTCGATAGGTACGCGCTGGACAACCTGCCTGAACTCACAAAGCTGGAAGCCACCAACAACCCAAAGCTGTCTTACATCCATCGCCTGGCGTTCCGCAACGTCCCCGCCCTGGAGAGCCTGATGCTCAACAACAACGCCTTGAATGCAGTCTACCAAAAGACGGTGGAGTCCCTCCCAAACCTGCGGGAGATCAGCATCCACAGCAACCCGCTCAGGTGCGACTGCGTCATCCACTGGATCAACTCCAACAAAACCAACATCCGCTTCATGGAGCCTCTCTCCATGTTCTGTGCTATGCCTCCAGAATACCGGGGACAGCAGGTGAAGGAAGTGCTGATACAGGATTCAAACGAGCAATGTCTTCCAATGATCTCTCACGAGACCTTTCCCAACCACCTGAACCTGGACATCGGCATGACGGTGTTTTTAGATTGCCGGGCCATGGCAGAACCTGAGCCAGAAATCTACTGGGTCACCCCTCTGGGCAATAAAGTCACCGTGGAAAGCCTCTCTGACAAATACAAGCTGAGCAGTGAGGGCACCTTGGAAATCTCCAACATCCAGGTTGAGGACTCCGGGAGATACACCTGTGTCGCTCAAAACATAGAGGGGGCTGACACCAGGGTCGCTACCATCCGGGTGAACGGAACGCTCCTGGATGGCACCCAGGTTCTGAAGATCTACGTTAAACAAGCCGAGTCCCATTCCATCCTGGTTTCGTGGAAAGTCAACTCCAACGTCATGACATCCAATTTAAAGTGGTCATCGGCCACGATGAAGATTGACAACCCTCACATCACCTACACCGCCCGGGTCCCGGTGGATGTCCACGAATACAACCTCACACATTTACAGCCCTCGACAGATTATGAAGTGTGTCTGACAGTGTCCAACATCCACCAGCAGACACAGAGATCCTGTGTCAACGTCACAACCAAAAACGCGGCTTTCGCGCTGGATATTTCTGACCAGGAGACCAGCACGGCCCTGGCAGCGGTGATGGGATCCATGTTTGCTGTCATCAGCCTCGCCTCCGTCTCCGTTTATATTGCAAAAAGGTTTAAGAGAAAAAACTACCACCACTCGttgaaaaaatatatgcaaaagaCCTCTTCAATCCCCCTGAACGAGCTCTACCCTCCACTTATTAATCTCTGGGAAGGCGACAGTGAGAAAGACAAGGACGGCTCTGCAGAGACCAAGCCGACCCAAGTCGACACATCCAGAAGCTATTACATGTGGTAA